The following is a genomic window from Actinomycetota bacterium.
GCGCGTACTGCATCACGACGCGATCGAAGGTCGACTTCGTGTCGAGCATCATTGCGTACAGCTCGCCCTCGGGCTCGAGGCCCGCCGCGGCGAACTTGCGCGGGTTCACCTTCGACGGCTCGTCGGACAGCTCCTTCAGCCCGAGTGACGACGCGAGCCTCTTCGCGGGGTCGATCGTGAGCACCGCGGTCTTCTTGCCCTCAAGTGCGGCCTGCAGCGCGATGGCCGCCGCGGTCGTCGTCTTGCCGACGCCGCCGGAGCCGGCGCACACGATCACCTCTTTGTTCTGGATGATCTCTCGGATGATGTTCATCTTCGGCCTGGCGGTCATAGGTCCGCCACCTTGTCTTCGACCACGTCGGCGAGCGTCTCGATGTCAGGCAACGCGAGCCCCGCGGAGAACAGGAACGGGAGCTCCACCACCGGGTCCTCGATCCCCTTTCGCAGCGCGCGCAGGTGCTTCGCCTGGATCGACCGCCGCGCCTCCAGGAAGCGGGCGTAACCGACGAGCGAGTTCAGGTCCTCTTTGTCCAGACGCAGCCCCACCTCGGCGGCGGCCATCTTCAGCTCGCGCGGGTTGTCGTCCGCCATCACGTCCTCCAACGTCGCCTGCTCCTCGTCTGTTAAGAGCTCCTGGTAGACGGCGTTCGCGAACACGGCGCCCGGGTTGAGGCCGATCCTGTTGGTGATCGCTTCGGAGGTCTCCAGCGTCTCGCTGACCGGCATCTCCTCCGGGAGGGTCACGAGGTGGACGCGCGACCGTTTCGGGTCCCGCAGCATCTGCACCAGCCAGTCCGACTGCCGCCGCACCGGGCCGACCCGCAACGCATCCGAGAGACCCATGGGCGCGGACAGGAACGTGAGCATGTGCCCCGCCGCGGGAGCGTCGACCACGATCGTGTCGAAATCCCGCGGCGCCCGGCCGCCCTGCCGCCCTTGCTCGAGGAACCAGATCTTCCCGAGCACGAGGATGTCCTTGAGCCCGGGGGCCGCCGTGGTGATGTAGTCGACGAAGTGCGTGCTTGTGAACACCTTCGAGACGCGCTTCATGTGGTACTGGACGTCGAGGTACTCCGCCAGCGCCTGCTCCGGCACGATGTTCATGCCCCACACGCCCGGCGCGATCTCTGACGGGTCGTAGCCGAGATCGCTGCCGCCGAACAACCTCGGCAGCGTTCCCTTGCGGTCGACCTCGGCGATGCAGACGCGGCGGCCCTGGCGCGCCGCGACCAGCGCGAGGGCCGCGGACACCGTGGTCTTACCGACGCCGCCCTTGCCCGACACGATCAGGATCTTCGGGTCGAGGAACTGATCCAGGAGCATCCCCGCAGCGTACCCATCGCTCTGTTTTGCACTGCGTCCCGCGCGCCGCGCCTCCACCGGCTCGAGGACTACTCAAGAATGACTAGTCCGCCGCCGATTAGGAACGGGAAGACGCCA
Proteins encoded in this region:
- a CDS encoding ArsA family ATPase, with the protein product MLLDQFLDPKILIVSGKGGVGKTTVSAALALVAARQGRRVCIAEVDRKGTLPRLFGGSDLGYDPSEIAPGVWGMNIVPEQALAEYLDVQYHMKRVSKVFTSTHFVDYITTAAPGLKDILVLGKIWFLEQGRQGGRAPRDFDTIVVDAPAAGHMLTFLSAPMGLSDALRVGPVRRQSDWLVQMLRDPKRSRVHLVTLPEEMPVSETLETSEAITNRIGLNPGAVFANAVYQELLTDEEQATLEDVMADDNPRELKMAAAEVGLRLDKEDLNSLVGYARFLEARRSIQAKHLRALRKGIEDPVVELPFLFSAGLALPDIETLADVVEDKVADL